ATTGGATTCTCAATCAGTGGACTGAAGAAAGTGGTGGGGGTTCAAGAACCAGGCAGGGATCTACAGATCCTAGAAATTTGAGCCCAAATACCCCACAGGGTGCAGCAGAAATATGGAATATTGAACCTCAGTTAAAGCAATTTATGTTAAGATAATTTGGAGAGTGATACAATCTGTCAAAGGGACAATTACCAACATTGTAACTGTAATTCAAAACTGAAGGGAAAAAGAGTGTCTCAAGTAAATAAGAAGCATAAACAGTAAAGTAATGAATCAAGGCAAACAGTTTACATCAAAGAGCTGTGCATAAAAGTTTCTTATTCAAAGAAAAGTATGATAAGTTCAGTATTGATGTTTTAGTGAAGCACATTATCAGCCTATCCTTCAACCAAAGACCAACAGCAGCGATGAGAGAGATGAAATTCTAGGTAAGATGCAGATTATCTCCTGTCCTTCAGTCAATAGCTTAAAAATCAGGTctgacaaaagaaaatagtTAACTAGAAACATGATAGATGGGAGCTAGATCTACAGACAATAAATTGTTTAGTCCAGCATAATTTTACATCTAGCGCATTAGTTACCAGTTCTCTACGCAGAACCAAGACGATATAAAACAGAGTAATCATCATTAGTGTTAAAAAATATGGATACTATAAATAACCAAGAAGATGATTTTCAGTTTGATCTAACCTGCGGCACGATATCTGTATGGATAAACACGCAATGGGTCCAATTGGGTCACCATTTGCAAATCTGACATAGTTTGTTCCCGTTCGCAATATTCTGAGCGCTTCTCATAAGCTGAAGCATTGTTTTTAGCTTTTTCTATCAACTTTGTCATTTCATCATATGCAGCATCCCTGTTGTTCCTGAGATAATGAACACGAGCAAGACCCTGATGGGCCCTAGTGTGTCGGATCTTCAACGCACTTGTGTAGCAATCAGCAGCTGACTCTAACTTCCCGCAATCAACATAGACGCCACCAAGGTTGTTTAAAGCCTGCAGTACAATTATGCACAGGAATTATTGAGGGTCTGCCTAATTACCAAGGCTGACTGAATCTGAAAACAAGCACACATAGGACTAACATTTTGGATGTTTGTCCCCAGATAATAGTTCGCAGGGCACTGGCATTAATCATTCTGGATGTTGCCTTAACTTGCTAGATCAATATCCGCCAAAGATGACGTAAAAGATAGACCTTAGGCACACATGTTTGTAATTAACTTAAGCAGCATTTTCTACGCAATTCAAAGTCTCGaagttctttaaaaaaatctgGCACATGCGCATCACGAACAGGCATAAATACAGCATCTGTCTGTCCAAGGTTGCAATAATGAAGCTTCACCATTAATGATTAACATTCTAGGTCTAGGGTATGGCTGCAACTTGCCACGAGGAAAATGTGATTTATGATTAACCAGACAAGGTTATGTAATTTGTTTTCTCCCTCAACTCCCATTTGTCCAAGACAACAAATACACCAGCAAGAATCATGCTACCTGTTTATTTAAACCCACATCAAATGTGTTTTTTCCTAATGTCGTGTCTAACAGAACATACAGAGTGTTCAAGATGCATAGAGTTTGGAAAACCTAAACTGCCCTCCATTATACCAAGTCCGAGTCATTTGGATACTAAACTGGTTGTGCAAAATTGCAGATGGTGAGCAGAAGTGAAAAATGGTGTGTTGTACAAACCACTAACCTGACCCTTCCGAAGCCGGTCTGAAGGGCACTTCAATGCATCTTCAAGAAGTGATATAACATTTGTAGAATAAGAAGGATCAACACCTGAGTCAGCCAAAACATAGGCTTTCAGAAAGAAAGCCTCGAACGACCTTTGAATAGAAATAGATTCCTCTGCTTTTTGCAGGGCCTCCTCACAGTGTCCAGTATCATACAGAAGCCATCCCTCATATACCAGCCGTTCATGCTCAGTTGCAGCATGTTGCCTAGCCAATTGCAAACTTCGCATTGCTGCCTCAGGACAGTTCAACCTGGAAGACCAAATATTAAGCACCACTTTTAGTTAAATTGGGGATCAAAGTGTCCATAAGAGAATCATCCGAGGGATGTGCTACAGTGCTAGTAGAGGTTACCTTAGGAGAAGCAAAGATTGCCTAAAGTACAAAACCCCTTTTGATGCATCAGACTCAAGCATCTTGTAGATCACTGAAAGCGAACCAATATCATCCACTGATGACCAGCGTTCATAGAGTTGGAGCCAGCATTCAGCTGTATTCCACTGATCAACATGTGCCCCAAGAAGAGTGCCTATTTTGGACGCAGCTACACGTCCTTCCAACATCCGGTACTCGGGAGATAAAGTAAGAATTGCATGGATATCACAAAGTGCAGACTTGTAGTCTTCAAGAGCTAAATATAGACAAATTCGAAGCTCGAGGCACTCTAGTGCTAACTTGAAACCCAAAAGTCGGTTTATTTCCTCTAGGGCAAGTCTAGGGTCCTTCTTTCTCATCAAGGATGCAGCCCGGTACATGTAAGGGTAAGTAAGAGTAGGATCCAGCTCCGTTGCTTTGTCAAGGTCTGCCAACTTCCTATCTCCTTCTGAATACAATGATCTCTCGAGATGCATCCATCCTAGTGGTACACTTGAAGTTATGACTGAGCTGAGCTTCTCGAAAGCCGAAGTCTTTTTGCCCTTTACATTAGTAATTCTAGCCAGACCAGCAATGGAGTATACATGACCAGCAGAGAAGGCAACTTCAAATAGCTGTTCAGCTTCGTTGTATTCCTTTCTCAGAAGTCTAATACACCCAAGCTGATGAAAAGCAATTTGCTTCTGCGAAGGAGTAACTGCCAATTGAACTAACTTCTCTGACAAGATTACAGTTGTCTCTGTCCTTGGATCAATGTTCATCGTGACTTCACTAAGAAAGCAGTACAATAAAAAGGAGGCATGACCAGCCATAATAAGTTGTTGCTGTTCGGTTGCACTCAAGAAGATATCAAGTACTAGCTCATCAGTTAGGCAATCTGGTAGGTCCTGTAAAAGCATTTGCAAACAAGAAGCAGCCAGCACCGGTGCATTTTCATCAAATGCCAATGCCATAAGCTCAACAGCATCCTGCTTTGATGAGACAAATGAAGCCAGATTCCTATCACAAGCATCTTTTAGCTTGTCGCAGCAAAATGTATTTGCAAACACCAGGATCTCCAACAAGATTTCCAAAGGCATATCCTCTAAGCTATATGTACAACTAAACTCAGAAACAGCTCTCATGGCCTCCAACGAAATACCATTCTCTGACAAATCAACAAGCTCAAGCTGTGACTCGGTGTATGGTCCGTTAAGCATTGAGCAAAATGGGATAGATAAAGAAGCAATCTTACACCTATCGCATGTCACCCTGCCATCCCTTATTTTGAAGGTCACCATCGAGGAAATATGCGACGACGAGCCCATGACACCTGAGCCAACTATCTCAAAATTCCTCACTGGCATCTCAGAAGCAACATTAATTGGCCCAAACTCTCGGCAGCACTTCCGACATGACGCGAGGACGTCGGCTATGATCTCCTCCCCCCTCTTCTCATACCGCAGCCATGCCCCGAATATGACCTTCTCGTGCACAGAGCTTGTGCAGTGCCAAGCAGAATGCAGGCTCCTCTGGCGCAATTTTGCCTCCCCGAGGCCCCGAAACACCTGGGACTGGATCAAATACAGCCCCGGTCGCTCACTCGGGGTGCATTGCTCGAGCTCTTCGTGAATCCTCGACAACACCTCCACATAATTCAAGGGTTTATACAGAGGTACTACAGGCGGTTCGGCAATCTTGATGAGTGACTCACTACACATAGCCAAGAATCAAAATTAATCAGGAAATGCAGTCCAGTTAGCATGACACCGAAACGAACgtaaaatgaaaatgaaaaggtTTAGGAACGGGCTCAGCTTACATGGATGAAGGCGAGTAGGACGATTTAGGCAGCTTTCCCCGCTCCACCTGCAGCCACGACTGCGGGTTGAAGCCATGGATGTGCTGTTCATCGCAGGGTGACTCCGAGAGGATGCTGCTCCTCATCGAGCACAGGAAGGAGAACACCTCCCAAATCTCCACGCTCCCGGATTTCACGAATCCCGGCGAACCGGCACCACCAACGGTTTGAAGAACAACGGCCGCAAGAACAGCCTACGAATCAGAACCTACACTAA
This is a stretch of genomic DNA from Brachypodium distachyon strain Bd21 chromosome 1, Brachypodium_distachyon_v3.0, whole genome shotgun sequence. It encodes these proteins:
- the LOC100837814 gene encoding ETO1-like protein 1, with protein sequence MRSSILSESPCDEQHIHGFNPQSWLQVERGKLPKSSYSPSSIESLIKIAEPPVVPLYKPLNYVEVLSRIHEELEQCTPSERPGLYLIQSQVFRGLGEAKLRQRSLHSAWHCTSSVHEKVIFGAWLRYEKRGEEIIADVLASCRKCCREFGPINVASEMPVRNFEIVGSGVMGSSSHISSMVTFKIRDGRVTCDRCKIASLSIPFCSMLNGPYTESQLELVDLSENGISLEAMRAVSEFSCTYSLEDMPLEILLEILVFANTFCCDKLKDACDRNLASFVSSKQDAVELMALAFDENAPVLAASCLQMLLQDLPDCLTDELVLDIFLSATEQQQLIMAGHASFLLYCFLSEVTMNIDPRTETTVILSEKLVQLAVTPSQKQIAFHQLGCIRLLRKEYNEAEQLFEVAFSAGHVYSIAGLARITNVKGKKTSAFEKLSSVITSSVPLGWMHLERSLYSEGDRKLADLDKATELDPTLTYPYMYRAASLMRKKDPRLALEEINRLLGFKLALECLELRICLYLALEDYKSALCDIHAILTLSPEYRMLEGRVAASKIGTLLGAHVDQWNTAECWLQLYERWSSVDDIGSLSVIYKMLESDASKGVLYFRQSLLLLRLNCPEAAMRSLQLARQHAATEHERLVYEGWLLYDTGHCEEALQKAEESISIQRSFEAFFLKAYVLADSGVDPSYSTNVISLLEDALKCPSDRLRKGQALNNLGGVYVDCGKLESAADCYTSALKIRHTRAHQGLARVHYLRNNRDAAYDEMTKLIEKAKNNASAYEKRSEYCEREQTMSDLQMVTQLDPLRVYPYRYRAAVLMDTHKEEEAIAELTRAISFKADLHLLHLRAAFHEHIGDVSSALRDCRAALSLDPNHQEMLDLQKRVNSQEP